A single Cupriavidus sp. D39 DNA region contains:
- a CDS encoding response regulator — protein sequence MVRVRDNGIGIASDTLPTIFDMFMQADTSLERRQSGLGLGLTLVKSLVELHGGTVQACSGGIGQGSEFIVRLPIRVAAPPKQAMVPAIGEQATTVPRRILVVDDNKDSAESLAILLRLTGHEAHTAFDGDEAVERAAALRPDVVLLDIGLPVISGYDAARQIRAQPWGKHMVLVAMTGWGHDEDRQKSREAGFNAHLVKPVEHAVLAQLLAESPAA from the coding sequence ATTGTCCGGGTACGCGACAACGGCATTGGCATCGCCAGCGACACGCTGCCCACCATCTTTGACATGTTCATGCAAGCCGATACGTCACTGGAGCGCCGGCAGAGCGGTCTTGGCCTCGGCCTGACGCTGGTAAAGAGCCTGGTGGAACTGCACGGGGGCACGGTGCAAGCTTGCAGTGGCGGCATTGGGCAAGGCAGCGAGTTCATTGTGCGCCTGCCAATCAGGGTCGCCGCGCCGCCGAAGCAGGCGATGGTACCAGCCATCGGCGAACAGGCAACTACCGTGCCGCGCCGCATCCTGGTTGTCGATGACAACAAGGATTCGGCGGAATCTCTCGCCATATTGCTGAGGCTGACCGGCCACGAGGCGCACACAGCCTTTGATGGCGATGAAGCAGTAGAGAGAGCGGCGGCGCTACGGCCGGACGTGGTGCTGCTCGATATCGGCCTACCGGTCATCAGCGGTTATGACGCGGCTCGCCAGATTCGCGCGCAGCCGTGGGGCAAGCACATGGTGTTGGTAGCCATGACCGGTTGGGGTCATGACGAAGATCGGCAAAAGTCCCGCGAAGCCGGCTTCAACGCGCACCTCGTCAAGCCGGTGGAGCATGCCGTCCTTGCTCAACTATTGGCTGAGTCGCCTGCCGCCTGA
- a CDS encoding hemerythrin domain-containing protein, with protein MDKSKIPAGQRQALGALMDDHRAVKKLFKSFEQSKSNKESIAGETCNQLAMHARIEEEIFYPALRGVSDDLDALLDEAKVEHGVAKDLIAAIRRAADSDRLEATYKVLTEYVGHHVEEEEGDMFEAVIKQNVDLREVATRMATLKEELLALAA; from the coding sequence ATGGACAAGTCGAAGATTCCGGCAGGCCAGCGCCAAGCGCTGGGCGCACTGATGGATGACCACCGCGCCGTCAAGAAGCTCTTCAAGTCGTTTGAGCAGAGCAAATCCAATAAGGAATCGATTGCCGGTGAAACCTGCAATCAGCTCGCAATGCACGCCCGGATCGAGGAGGAGATTTTCTATCCAGCACTCCGGGGCGTTTCCGACGACCTCGATGCCCTCCTCGACGAGGCGAAGGTGGAACATGGCGTAGCCAAGGACCTCATCGCGGCAATAAGAAGAGCCGCAGATAGCGACCGCCTGGAAGCGACTTACAAGGTCCTCACGGAGTACGTGGGACATCATGTAGAGGAGGAAGAGGGGGATATGTTCGAGGCCGTCATCAAGCAAAATGTTGACCTCCGCGAGGTGGCCACGAGAATGGCAACGCTAAAGGAAGAACTCCTGGCGCTTGCAGCGTAA
- a CDS encoding GlxA family transcriptional regulator, which yields MPYVRLEDENTDFLQASDHLGRRSARRIGILVFDGFSLLGAGLVAEIFHAANKISRSGPGDDCFYDVRFLSSHGGNIACSSSVLVWTDELEARHDIGFDVLFIAGGVKAHNAAGDERLHCWLGAVYPKTAGLMESADGHALLAAAGILQNHEEPQRARARVMSSPGEPASHGKSLKSALAIIKNDLGHDVARVVAERLTPTWSAELVPGRNESLSVGDKMRKAARWLQENCERSISVADAARIAAMSERHFLRCFKLAMGILPSDYLLRIRLDMASRLLAETELPVDKIARRSGLSNGDRLAKIFRKRMSISPIEFRLHSRSTL from the coding sequence ATGCCCTATGTCCGCCTAGAAGACGAAAACACAGATTTCCTGCAAGCATCCGACCACCTTGGCAGGCGCAGTGCGCGGCGAATCGGTATTCTGGTGTTCGATGGGTTCTCGCTGCTCGGCGCAGGACTTGTCGCGGAAATCTTCCATGCTGCCAACAAGATATCCCGATCAGGCCCAGGCGATGATTGCTTCTACGACGTTCGCTTCCTGTCCTCGCACGGCGGCAACATCGCCTGCTCTTCGTCCGTCCTGGTTTGGACCGATGAACTGGAGGCCCGCCACGACATCGGCTTCGATGTCCTCTTCATCGCCGGCGGGGTGAAGGCGCACAACGCCGCTGGCGACGAGCGTCTGCATTGCTGGCTCGGCGCCGTCTACCCCAAGACCGCCGGGCTCATGGAGAGCGCCGACGGCCACGCCTTGCTGGCCGCCGCGGGCATTCTCCAGAATCATGAAGAGCCGCAGCGCGCCCGTGCTCGCGTGATGTCTTCACCCGGCGAGCCCGCTAGCCACGGCAAGTCGTTGAAAAGCGCGCTGGCGATCATCAAGAATGATCTGGGGCATGACGTCGCGCGCGTCGTAGCTGAACGCCTGACTCCGACCTGGAGCGCCGAACTGGTCCCGGGGCGAAACGAGTCCCTCAGCGTAGGCGACAAGATGCGCAAGGCGGCGCGATGGCTGCAGGAGAACTGCGAACGCTCGATCTCTGTTGCCGATGCTGCCCGGATTGCCGCCATGAGCGAGCGCCACTTCCTGCGCTGCTTTAAGCTAGCGATGGGCATTCTCCCCTCCGATTACCTGCTGCGCATAAGGCTCGACATGGCGAGCCGCCTGCTCGCCGAAACCGAATTGCCGGTCGACAAGATCGCGCGCCGCAGTGGCTTGAGCAACGGCGACCGATTGGCCAAGATATTTCGAAAACGGATGTCGATCTCGCCGATCGAGTTCCGACTGCACAGTCGCAGCACACTGTAA
- a CDS encoding Bcr/CflA family multidrug efflux MFS transporter, protein MSPGTSAAVRQAANAHSLRILAILSTLMAFASISTDLYLPALPTMAVALHADAGTVELTISGYLVGFSLGQLLWGPVGDRYGRRLPISIGLVLFIIGSAGCALSTDASMLVGWRALQAVGACASVVIARAMVRDLYTGHRAAQMMSTLMTVMAIAPLLGPSVGGQILHVASWRAIFWTLVGVGLATLAVLGALPETLPPARRNRAPLRHALADYAALLRHRRVLGYAGAGGFFYGGLYAYIAGTPFAYISYHQVSPQHYGLLFGAGIIGIMITNQVNARLVARLGSDRLMRAGTIGAALAGMLLAVDAWTGWGGLMGLVIPLFLFVSATGLIVANSIAGALGSFPERAGAVSALIGAIQYGTGILGSALVGLFADGTPWPMGWVIALMGLGSLLCAQFLVPSTAATSGKAMAAS, encoded by the coding sequence ATATCGCCTGGCACCAGCGCTGCCGTACGGCAGGCCGCGAACGCGCACAGCCTGCGGATCCTGGCAATCCTGAGCACCTTGATGGCCTTTGCCTCGATCTCGACGGACCTGTACCTGCCTGCGCTGCCCACGATGGCCGTGGCGCTGCACGCGGATGCCGGTACTGTGGAGCTGACGATTTCCGGGTATCTGGTCGGCTTCAGCCTGGGCCAGCTTCTGTGGGGGCCTGTCGGTGACCGGTACGGTCGCCGCTTGCCGATCTCCATCGGGCTGGTCCTGTTCATCATCGGCTCGGCCGGCTGCGCGCTGTCGACCGACGCGAGCATGCTGGTCGGCTGGCGCGCGCTGCAGGCCGTGGGTGCCTGCGCCAGTGTCGTGATTGCCCGTGCGATGGTGCGCGATCTCTACACCGGCCACCGCGCGGCCCAGATGATGTCCACGTTGATGACGGTGATGGCCATCGCGCCGCTGCTGGGGCCGAGCGTGGGCGGGCAAATCCTGCATGTCGCGTCGTGGCGGGCGATTTTCTGGACGCTGGTGGGCGTTGGCCTGGCGACGCTCGCGGTGCTGGGCGCTCTGCCCGAAACCTTGCCGCCGGCGCGCCGCAATCGCGCACCCCTGCGGCACGCGCTGGCCGACTACGCCGCACTGCTGCGTCACCGCCGGGTGCTCGGCTACGCAGGCGCAGGCGGGTTCTTCTACGGCGGCCTTTATGCGTATATCGCCGGCACGCCGTTCGCCTACATCAGCTATCACCAGGTATCGCCGCAACACTATGGCCTGCTGTTCGGCGCGGGCATCATCGGCATCATGATCACGAACCAGGTCAACGCCAGGCTGGTTGCCCGGCTCGGCAGCGATCGCCTGATGCGGGCCGGCACCATCGGAGCGGCGCTCGCGGGCATGCTGCTGGCGGTCGACGCATGGACGGGGTGGGGCGGGCTGATGGGCCTTGTGATCCCGCTCTTCCTGTTCGTCTCGGCGACCGGGCTCATCGTCGCCAATTCGATCGCCGGTGCGCTCGGCAGCTTCCCGGAACGCGCCGGCGCGGTGTCCGCCCTGATCGGCGCGATCCAGTATGGCACCGGCATCCTGGGCTCGGCGCTGGTCGGCCTGTTCGCGGACGGCACGCCCTGGCCGATGGGATGGGTCATCGCGCTGATGGGCCTTGGCAGCCTGCTTTGCGCACAGTTTCTGGTACCGTCCACCGCGGCCACATCTGGCAAGGCAATGGCGGCCAGTTGA
- a CDS encoding aldo/keto reductase, translating to MQKRKLGNSGLEVSAIGLGCMGLSFGYGPATETSEGIKLIRAAFERGVTFFDSAEAYGPFVNETLLGEALAPFRDQVVIATKFGFKDGNSANGLDSRPERIRAVAEASLKRLKTDRIDLFYQHRIDPAVPVEDVAGTVKDLIREGKVKHFGMSEAGAQSIRRAHAVQPVAALQSEYSLWWREPEETVLPTLEELGIGFVPFSPLGKGFLTGAIDANTSFDKTDFRNVVPRFSEENRKANAALVEVLGKIADGKGATRAQVALAWLLAQKPWIVPIPGTTKLHRLEENVGAAALDLSADDLLAIEAALRLITVVGDRYPAHLQQRVDR from the coding sequence ATGCAAAAACGCAAGCTTGGAAACAGTGGCCTCGAAGTGTCGGCGATCGGCCTGGGCTGCATGGGCTTGAGCTTTGGTTACGGCCCGGCCACCGAGACATCCGAAGGCATCAAGCTGATTCGCGCTGCATTCGAGCGAGGCGTCACGTTCTTCGACAGCGCCGAGGCCTATGGCCCGTTTGTCAACGAGACGCTCCTCGGCGAGGCGCTTGCGCCGTTTCGCGACCAGGTGGTGATCGCTACCAAGTTTGGCTTCAAGGACGGTAACTCGGCCAACGGCCTGGACAGCAGGCCAGAGCGCATCCGCGCGGTTGCCGAGGCTTCGCTCAAGCGCCTGAAGACCGATCGCATCGACCTGTTCTACCAGCATCGCATCGATCCGGCCGTGCCGGTAGAGGACGTGGCTGGCACCGTCAAGGATCTGATCCGGGAAGGCAAGGTCAAGCACTTCGGGATGTCCGAAGCGGGAGCGCAGTCGATCCGCCGTGCCCACGCCGTGCAGCCGGTGGCAGCGCTGCAGAGCGAGTATTCGCTGTGGTGGCGCGAGCCGGAGGAGACGGTGCTGCCGACCCTCGAGGAACTGGGCATCGGCTTTGTGCCGTTCAGTCCGCTGGGCAAGGGGTTCCTGACCGGCGCGATCGACGCGAACACCTCGTTCGACAAGACCGATTTCCGCAATGTCGTGCCGCGCTTCTCCGAGGAGAACCGCAAGGCCAATGCAGCCCTGGTCGAGGTGCTTGGCAAGATCGCCGACGGCAAGGGCGCCACCCGGGCGCAGGTTGCGCTCGCCTGGCTGCTTGCGCAGAAGCCGTGGATCGTGCCGATTCCGGGCACCACCAAGCTGCATCGGCTGGAAGAGAACGTCGGCGCGGCCGCGCTCGACCTGTCGGCTGACGACCTGTTGGCCATCGAAGCCGCGCTTCGGCTGATCACGGTTGTGGGCGATCGCTACCCAGCCCACCTGCAGCAGCGCGTCGACCGCTAA
- a CDS encoding aldo/keto reductase, producing the protein MDYRYLGRSALKVSPLCLGAMMFGGETDEVTSKRIIDKAFDQGINFIDTADVYHGGRSEEIVGRAIAERRDNWVVATKFGYPTSQGPNEQGQSRKWIVQSVEASLKRLGTDYIDILYFHRALVDAPLEEGVRAIGDLIRQGKIRYFGISNFRGWRIAEIVRLADQLGIDRPVASEPLYNLVDRTAEVEQLPAAAHYGVGVVSYSPLARGVLTGKYAADAAPPADSRAGRGDKRIQQTEWRPESLAIAQKLAAHAAARGTTSIAFALAWVLRNRLVSATIAGPRTQAHWDSYVEALKLQLGSDDEKFVDSLVAPGHASSPGYTDPGYPIEGRRAV; encoded by the coding sequence ATGGATTACCGATATCTGGGGCGCAGCGCCCTGAAGGTTTCGCCCTTGTGCCTGGGCGCAATGATGTTCGGCGGGGAGACCGATGAGGTCACCTCGAAGCGCATCATCGACAAGGCGTTCGACCAGGGCATCAATTTCATCGATACCGCCGACGTCTACCACGGCGGCCGTTCGGAAGAGATCGTCGGGCGCGCCATCGCCGAGCGCCGCGACAACTGGGTGGTGGCGACCAAGTTCGGGTATCCGACGTCGCAGGGGCCGAACGAGCAGGGGCAATCGCGCAAGTGGATTGTCCAGTCGGTGGAAGCCAGTCTCAAGCGTCTTGGCACCGACTATATCGACATCCTGTACTTCCACCGCGCCTTGGTCGATGCGCCGCTGGAAGAAGGCGTGCGTGCCATTGGCGATCTGATCCGCCAGGGCAAGATCCGATACTTCGGCATATCGAACTTCCGCGGGTGGCGCATCGCCGAGATCGTGCGTCTCGCTGATCAACTGGGCATCGACCGGCCGGTCGCCAGTGAGCCGCTCTATAACCTGGTCGACCGCACCGCGGAGGTCGAGCAATTGCCCGCGGCCGCACACTACGGTGTCGGCGTCGTTTCGTATAGCCCGCTGGCCCGGGGCGTGCTGACCGGGAAATATGCCGCGGATGCCGCGCCGCCGGCCGACTCGCGCGCAGGCCGCGGCGACAAGCGCATCCAGCAAACGGAATGGCGGCCGGAGTCCCTGGCGATCGCGCAAAAGCTCGCTGCCCACGCCGCCGCGCGTGGCACGACCTCGATCGCCTTCGCCTTGGCCTGGGTGCTCAGGAACCGGCTCGTTAGCGCCACCATCGCAGGGCCTCGGACGCAGGCGCATTGGGATAGCTACGTCGAAGCCCTGAAGCTGCAGCTCGGCTCGGACGACGAGAAGTTCGTCGACAGCCTGGTTGCTCCCGGCCACGCGTCATCGCCGGGCTACACGGATCCCGGATATCCGATCGAAGGTCGTCGCGCCGTTTGA
- a CDS encoding glucose 1-dehydrogenase translates to MDHSFEGKVALVTGAGSGMGRATAQAFAQAGAAVVLADVNEASARLAAAQLVAAGHEAIAVQCDVADEAQVKAMVDLTVSTFGRLDAAFNNAGVNSPVAETADASGEEFDRVNAINLRGVWNCMKYELRHMREQASGAIVNCSSLGGLVGIAGRAVYHASKHGVLGMTKSAALEYAARGIRINAVCPGIIDTPMVADMLASEPEAMKELMKEQPIGRLGRPEEIACAVLWLCSPGASFVIGHALAVDGGYTVR, encoded by the coding sequence ATGGACCACTCTTTCGAAGGCAAGGTCGCGCTTGTCACCGGCGCCGGCTCTGGCATGGGCCGGGCCACCGCGCAGGCATTCGCGCAAGCTGGCGCGGCTGTCGTCCTGGCCGATGTGAACGAAGCGTCGGCCCGGCTGGCTGCCGCACAACTCGTCGCAGCAGGCCACGAAGCCATTGCCGTGCAATGCGACGTGGCCGATGAGGCGCAAGTCAAGGCAATGGTCGATCTGACCGTGTCTACCTTCGGCCGCCTGGATGCGGCATTCAACAACGCGGGCGTAAATAGCCCTGTCGCGGAAACCGCCGATGCAAGCGGCGAAGAATTCGATCGCGTGAACGCGATCAATCTGCGCGGCGTCTGGAACTGCATGAAGTACGAGTTGCGCCACATGCGGGAGCAGGCAAGCGGTGCGATCGTCAACTGCTCGTCGCTCGGCGGGCTGGTGGGCATTGCCGGCCGCGCCGTCTATCACGCATCCAAGCATGGCGTGCTTGGAATGACCAAGAGCGCGGCGCTCGAGTATGCCGCCAGGGGTATCCGCATCAACGCGGTGTGCCCGGGGATCATCGACACGCCGATGGTCGCGGACATGCTGGCCAGCGAACCCGAAGCCATGAAGGAACTGATGAAGGAGCAGCCGATCGGGCGGCTGGGCCGGCCGGAGGAGATCGCCTGCGCGGTGCTCTGGCTTTGCAGCCCCGGCGCCAGTTTCGTCATCGGACACGCGCTCGCGGTCGACGGCGGCTACACGGTGCGATAA
- a CDS encoding LysR family transcriptional regulator — MPRENFNDLLAFIAVARERSFTRAAAQLGVSQSALSHTVRALETRLGLRLLTRTTRSVSPTEAGERLLQTVAPRFEEIEAELTAVTELGDKPTGTIRITATDYATKTILWPRLSKVLRKYPEIKVEIITDYGLSDIVADRYDIGVRNGDQVAKDMIAVRIAPDMRMAIVGSPAYLEERPPPKTPQDLTTHNCINLRLPTLGGFYAWELKKGKREVQVRVEGQLAFNGTYQMLDAALSGYGLAYVPADLAQAHVAAGRLVWILEDWCPTFPGLHAYYASRRQSSRAMALVIDALRDRT; from the coding sequence ATGCCGCGCGAAAACTTTAACGACCTGCTTGCCTTCATTGCCGTCGCGCGCGAGCGCAGCTTCACCCGCGCGGCTGCGCAACTGGGGGTGTCGCAATCCGCGTTGAGCCACACGGTCCGCGCGCTCGAGACCAGGCTTGGCCTGCGGCTCCTGACCCGCACCACGCGCAGCGTTTCCCCGACCGAGGCCGGGGAGCGCCTTCTGCAGACGGTGGCCCCCCGCTTCGAGGAGATCGAAGCCGAGCTGACAGCGGTGACCGAGCTTGGGGATAAACCCACGGGCACCATTCGCATCACAGCCACCGACTACGCCACCAAGACCATCCTGTGGCCCAGGCTGTCCAAGGTGCTTCGGAAGTATCCTGAGATCAAGGTGGAAATCATCACGGATTACGGGCTCTCCGATATCGTTGCGGATCGCTATGACATCGGTGTGCGCAACGGCGATCAGGTGGCAAAGGACATGATCGCGGTGCGCATCGCGCCCGATATGCGCATGGCCATCGTTGGCTCGCCTGCCTATCTGGAAGAGCGGCCGCCGCCAAAGACGCCACAGGACCTGACCACGCACAACTGCATTAACCTGCGTCTGCCGACGCTTGGTGGGTTCTACGCATGGGAGCTGAAGAAAGGCAAGCGTGAAGTGCAGGTGCGGGTAGAGGGCCAGCTTGCCTTCAACGGTACGTATCAGATGCTGGATGCCGCGTTATCCGGATATGGTCTTGCGTATGTCCCCGCGGATCTGGCGCAGGCACACGTCGCGGCAGGCCGTCTCGTCTGGATACTTGAAGACTGGTGTCCCACGTTTCCGGGCCTGCACGCTTACTACGCCAGCCGGCGGCAATCCTCGCGAGCGATGGCACTCGTCATCGATGCGCTTCGCGACCGTACGTAG
- a CDS encoding NAD-dependent epimerase/dehydratase family protein translates to MKVLLFGATGMVGQGVLRECLRADDVKLVQTVGRSALEQYHPKLLDLVHTDMTNFSAVESRLRGFDACFFCLGVSSAGMNEADYTHITYGFTLAAAETLVRLQPGMTFIYVSGASTDSTEGGRSMWARVKGRTENALLRLPFKAVYLFRPGIIQPLHGVRSKTAAYRVFYTVAAPLLPLLRALFPRSVLTTEIIGLAMLNAARRGAPQPVLEVADINALAREGNRCGVAVLCTHVHCPDPTRRGRC, encoded by the coding sequence ATGAAAGTCCTTCTGTTTGGCGCCACCGGCATGGTTGGCCAGGGCGTGCTGCGCGAGTGCCTGCGCGCCGACGACGTGAAACTGGTGCAGACCGTGGGGCGCAGCGCTCTGGAGCAGTACCATCCAAAGCTCCTTGATCTGGTCCACACGGACATGACGAACTTCAGCGCGGTCGAATCCCGCTTGCGCGGCTTTGACGCGTGCTTCTTTTGCCTCGGCGTGTCGTCCGCCGGCATGAACGAGGCGGACTACACCCACATCACCTACGGCTTCACGCTGGCCGCTGCCGAAACGCTTGTCCGCCTGCAGCCCGGCATGACCTTCATCTACGTCTCGGGCGCCAGCACGGACAGCACCGAGGGCGGGCGCAGCATGTGGGCGCGGGTCAAGGGCCGCACCGAGAATGCGCTGCTGCGGCTGCCCTTCAAGGCGGTCTACCTGTTCCGGCCCGGCATCATCCAGCCGTTGCATGGTGTGCGCTCGAAGACGGCTGCCTATCGCGTTTTCTATACCGTGGCCGCGCCGCTGCTGCCGCTGTTGCGGGCGCTGTTCCCGCGCAGCGTGCTGACCACCGAAATCATCGGGCTGGCCATGCTGAATGCCGCACGGCGGGGTGCGCCGCAGCCGGTGCTGGAAGTCGCCGACATCAATGCGCTGGCGAGGGAGGGTAATCGGTGCGGCGTAGCTGTGCTTTGCACGCACGTTCACTGCCCGGATCCGACGCGGCGAGGGCGATGTTGA
- a CDS encoding c-type cytochrome, giving the protein MKKAALFTVALALHAAAQAAGDAQAGKGVFASKCASCHSVGPSARAAFGPQLNGIFGRVAGGTTDYKYSPEMKRSGVVWSETTLSAFIRSPSKVVPGTRMRFWGISNERQIADLLAYLHAHQ; this is encoded by the coding sequence ATGAAAAAAGCCGCTTTGTTCACCGTGGCGCTGGCCTTGCACGCGGCCGCTCAGGCTGCTGGCGACGCGCAGGCCGGCAAGGGTGTGTTCGCCTCGAAGTGTGCCTCGTGCCATAGCGTGGGGCCCTCGGCACGCGCCGCGTTTGGCCCGCAGCTCAATGGGATCTTCGGCAGGGTCGCCGGCGGCACGACCGACTACAAGTACTCCCCTGAGATGAAGAGATCGGGCGTCGTGTGGTCCGAGACAACGTTGAGCGCGTTTATCCGGTCACCCAGCAAGGTGGTGCCCGGCACCAGGATGCGCTTCTGGGGGATCAGCAACGAGCGGCAGATCGCGGACCTGCTGGCCTACCTGCATGCGCACCAGTAG
- a CDS encoding DUF1428 domain-containing protein: MHYIDGFVVAVPTAKRDIYRQYAEAAAVVFKDHGALGLVECWGDDVPEGKLTSFPMAVKLEKDETVVFSWITWPSRKVRDEGMKATMEDPRLQSQGPMPFDGKRMIFGGFEMIVNA, encoded by the coding sequence ATGCATTACATCGATGGATTTGTTGTCGCCGTGCCAACGGCCAAGCGCGACATCTACCGCCAGTACGCCGAGGCCGCCGCCGTGGTGTTCAAGGATCATGGCGCGCTGGGGCTGGTCGAATGCTGGGGCGACGATGTGCCCGAGGGCAAGCTCACCTCGTTCCCGATGGCCGTCAAACTGGAGAAGGACGAGACCGTGGTCTTCTCCTGGATCACCTGGCCATCGCGCAAGGTCCGGGACGAGGGCATGAAGGCCACGATGGAGGACCCCAGGCTGCAGAGCCAGGGGCCGATGCCGTTCGACGGCAAGCGGATGATCTTTGGCGGTTTTGAGATGATCGTCAACGCTTAG
- a CDS encoding TAXI family TRAP transporter solute-binding subunit: protein MPRHNPALHRSQKAPMAPGRRRLLMLGAILLLAALGWAVAIVLKPAIQRTIVITTGANKGIYRGFAQRYAPILERDGIKLDIRSSSGSIENYERLRDPDSEYEVGFIQSGTASPQETDGLQTIAAISYEPIWVFYRGDATVDRLAQLRGKRVAIGIPGSGLLNVSRVLLAYSGISASNTTLLEMNAMQAYQGLEDGQLDAAFFIGRPDAEMQQTLLNSNLRLMNFAQADALVQKFPSLSKIIFPRASTSIVNDLPQADVTLLAATALLVSKDTLHPALVYLLLEAAKSVHGGDDYFTPLGTFPNLNTSEFPVSDESTRYFKSGRPFLQRYLPFWLASFIERRLLILLPFMALLLGLLQALPRMAEARIKNRLVVWYREIKALEDEIWTSHQPTPGQIAQWRDEIENIDAHASQIRIPERYFQDVYALKQAIGVVRERISQAAGKVEE from the coding sequence ATGCCCAGGCACAACCCAGCGCTGCATCGTAGCCAGAAGGCCCCTATGGCACCGGGGCGCCGGCGGCTGCTCATGCTTGGCGCAATACTGCTGCTGGCCGCGCTAGGGTGGGCGGTGGCGATCGTGCTCAAGCCCGCCATCCAGCGTACGATCGTCATCACGACCGGGGCGAACAAGGGTATCTATCGCGGATTTGCACAGCGCTATGCGCCCATCCTGGAGCGCGACGGCATCAAGCTGGATATCCGCAGTTCCTCCGGTTCGATCGAGAACTATGAGCGGCTGAGGGATCCAGACAGCGAATACGAAGTGGGCTTTATCCAATCGGGGACCGCCAGTCCGCAGGAAACAGACGGCCTGCAGACCATCGCTGCCATCTCCTATGAACCGATCTGGGTGTTCTATCGCGGCGACGCCACCGTGGACCGGCTGGCACAGTTGCGCGGCAAGAGGGTTGCCATCGGGATTCCCGGCAGCGGCCTGCTCAACGTCTCCCGGGTATTGCTCGCATATAGCGGCATCTCAGCCAGCAATACCACGCTGCTGGAAATGAATGCAATGCAGGCATATCAGGGCCTCGAAGATGGCCAACTGGACGCGGCCTTCTTCATCGGCAGGCCAGATGCCGAGATGCAGCAAACGCTGCTGAACAGCAATCTGAGGCTGATGAATTTTGCCCAGGCCGATGCCCTGGTACAAAAATTCCCCTCTCTGTCCAAGATCATCTTCCCGCGCGCCTCGACCAGCATCGTCAACGATCTTCCCCAGGCCGATGTCACGCTGCTGGCCGCCACGGCCTTGCTCGTATCCAAGGACACCCTGCACCCTGCCCTGGTCTACCTGCTGCTGGAAGCCGCCAAATCCGTCCACGGCGGCGATGATTACTTCACGCCGCTCGGCACGTTTCCCAACCTGAACACCAGTGAATTTCCCGTTTCCGACGAAAGCACGCGCTACTTCAAATCGGGCCGCCCCTTCCTGCAGCGCTACCTGCCGTTCTGGCTTGCCAGCTTTATCGAACGGCGCCTGCTGATCCTGCTGCCCTTCATGGCGTTGCTGCTGGGCTTGCTGCAGGCCTTGCCGCGCATGGCGGAGGCGAGGATAAAGAACCGGCTCGTGGTCTGGTACCGCGAAATCAAGGCGCTGGAAGACGAGATATGGACAAGCCACCAGCCGACCCCGGGGCAGATTGCGCAATGGCGCGATGAAATCGAGAACATCGATGCGCATGCCAGCCAGATACGGATTCCGGAGCGCTATTTCCAGGATGTCTATGCCCTCAAGCAGGCGATCGGCGTCGTACGGGAGCGGATTTCCCAGGCGGCGGGAAAGGTGGAGGAATAG
- a CDS encoding NrsF family protein, protein MMPTSDLIDSLVESAQPVRRLRPPLVRAACWLLFAALMLGLVAIGHGVRPDLVTKLGQPAFVLGIAGALATGVLATAAAFVASVPGRSRRWLLLPAPAILVWVSTIGYGCLTDWVSIGPDGINLGETARCFATMAVVSIPLSLVMLIMLRYVARLAAAPIAMMASLAVAAMTAAALSLFHPLDATLMVLISNFGVAALFLLGSGMGRCRLFGWVASA, encoded by the coding sequence ATGATGCCGACCTCGGACTTGATCGACTCCCTGGTTGAAAGTGCGCAGCCCGTGCGGCGGCTTCGCCCGCCCCTTGTGCGTGCCGCGTGCTGGCTGCTGTTTGCTGCGCTGATGCTAGGACTTGTGGCCATTGGCCATGGCGTGCGGCCGGACCTGGTGACCAAACTTGGTCAACCCGCGTTTGTGCTCGGCATTGCCGGGGCATTGGCAACGGGCGTGCTGGCGACGGCGGCGGCGTTTGTTGCCAGTGTTCCAGGCAGATCCCGGCGATGGCTGCTGTTGCCCGCCCCGGCAATCCTCGTCTGGGTTTCCACGATCGGATACGGCTGCCTAACGGATTGGGTAAGCATCGGTCCGGACGGCATCAACCTTGGCGAGACAGCACGCTGCTTTGCAACAATGGCCGTGGTGAGCATACCGTTGTCGCTGGTGATGTTGATCATGCTGCGCTATGTAGCGCGGCTCGCGGCGGCACCGATTGCCATGATGGCCAGCCTCGCGGTCGCGGCCATGACAGCGGCCGCGCTCTCGCTCTTCCATCCGCTGGATGCCACGCTCATGGTTCTAATCTCGAACTTTGGCGTCGCTGCGCTGTTTCTGCTGGGCAGCGGCATGGGGCGGTGCCGTCTGTTCGGATGGGTGGCTTCCGCTTGA